The following coding sequences lie in one Candidatus Palauibacter polyketidifaciens genomic window:
- a CDS encoding zincin-like metallopeptidase domain-containing protein, whose translation MNHDEYHRKFADAIIEQIRQGTAPWQKPWAPGERVMPMNVDTDRSYRGGNSLHLASVQQEQGYGDVRWGTYRQIQARGGQVRKGERGTRILSFQDKKRIAVTDEQGRPRRDAEGKKVYRYEKLKAPFVRQYTVFNAEQADGLPERSNPTPEPLWKVHQEAERVMEDVGVPVRHVQGDRAYYHMKRDEIVLPERGQFPSANHYYQTALHELGHSTGHKDRMNRETLIEGIDGGFGSPQYAREELRAEISAMMTGERVGVGHDPSRGAAYVEGWIQALEEDPREIRRAAADAQKISDFVLDRHRERVAERDPVAVAAVRTPAQGPQRIVVPVPRIPVPERGFGPSR comes from the coding sequence ATGAACCACGACGAATACCACCGCAAGTTCGCCGACGCGATCATCGAGCAGATCCGGCAGGGCACCGCCCCGTGGCAGAAGCCGTGGGCGCCGGGCGAGCGCGTGATGCCCATGAACGTGGACACCGACCGCTCCTACCGGGGCGGCAACAGCCTGCACCTCGCCTCCGTCCAGCAGGAGCAGGGCTACGGCGACGTGCGCTGGGGCACCTACCGCCAGATCCAGGCGCGCGGCGGGCAGGTCAGGAAGGGCGAGCGCGGCACGCGCATCCTCTCCTTCCAGGACAAGAAGCGGATCGCCGTGACCGACGAGCAGGGTCGGCCGAGGAGGGACGCCGAGGGCAAGAAGGTCTACCGCTACGAGAAGCTCAAGGCGCCGTTCGTGCGCCAGTACACCGTCTTCAACGCCGAGCAGGCCGACGGGCTGCCCGAGCGCTCGAACCCGACGCCCGAGCCGCTCTGGAAGGTGCACCAGGAGGCGGAACGGGTCATGGAGGACGTTGGCGTCCCGGTCCGCCACGTCCAGGGCGACCGCGCCTACTACCACATGAAGCGCGACGAGATCGTGCTGCCCGAGCGCGGCCAGTTCCCGTCGGCGAACCACTACTACCAGACCGCGCTCCACGAGCTGGGCCACAGCACCGGGCACAAGGACCGGATGAACCGCGAGACCCTCATCGAGGGGATCGACGGCGGGTTCGGCTCGCCCCAGTACGCCCGCGAGGAGCTCAGGGCCGAGATCAGCGCGATGATGACCGGCGAGCGCGTCGGCGTCGGACACGACCCGAGCCGGGGCGCGGCCTACGTCGAGGGCTGGATCCAGGCGCTCGAGGAGGACCCGCGCGAGATCCGGCGCGCGGCCGCGGACGCGCAGAAGATCTCCGACTTCGTGCTCGACCGGCACCGCGAGCGCGTGGCCGAGCGCGACCCCGTCGCCGTGGCGGCGGTTCGCACGCCCGCGCAGGGACCGCAGAGGATCGTCGTGCCCGTGCCGAGGATCCCGGTCCCCGAGCGCGGCTTCGGGCCGAGCCGCTGA
- a CDS encoding ATPase, T2SS/T4P/T4SS family — MKRASGVGHLVPFLPGLESLLEDPEVSEIMINGPANVWVERAGKLEPHEAPGLTGAWLHRAAIHIARPLGLDPAAKPVLDARLGDGSRVAICTPPASPEVAITIRRFGGRAFSAEDLVRMGSLPEQTLHAARDTLAARRNILVSGGTGSGKTTLLNALIELLPEDERIVAIEDTLELRIDRANCLRFEAGATHDTPVSIRDLVRHALRHRPDHIVVGEVRGGEAADLLQALNTGHGGSLTTIHANNARSALSRLASCAMQAGDALPWEVTCRGVVDGIALVLHVARRDGRRFVEEALEVRGYDAATGRWITEATWTTQPPKEVNA, encoded by the coding sequence ATGAAGCGCGCCAGCGGCGTCGGCCACCTCGTCCCGTTCCTTCCGGGCCTGGAATCCCTGCTCGAAGACCCGGAGGTGTCCGAGATCATGATCAACGGACCCGCGAACGTCTGGGTCGAGCGGGCCGGGAAGCTGGAGCCCCACGAGGCGCCCGGACTCACCGGCGCCTGGCTCCACCGCGCGGCGATCCACATCGCCCGGCCGCTCGGGCTCGACCCCGCCGCGAAGCCGGTCCTGGACGCGCGGCTCGGAGACGGGTCGCGGGTCGCGATCTGCACTCCGCCCGCGAGTCCCGAGGTCGCCATCACAATACGCCGGTTCGGAGGCCGGGCATTCTCCGCCGAGGATCTCGTCCGCATGGGATCGCTGCCGGAACAGACGCTCCATGCCGCCCGGGACACGCTCGCGGCCCGCCGCAACATCCTCGTCTCGGGCGGCACGGGTTCAGGCAAGACGACGCTCCTGAACGCGTTGATCGAACTCCTGCCCGAAGACGAGCGGATCGTCGCCATCGAGGACACGCTCGAACTCAGGATCGACCGCGCCAACTGCCTCCGGTTCGAGGCCGGAGCCACCCACGACACGCCCGTCTCGATCCGCGACCTGGTGCGCCACGCGCTCCGCCACCGGCCCGACCACATCGTCGTCGGCGAGGTCCGGGGCGGCGAGGCCGCCGACCTCTTGCAAGCCCTCAACACCGGGCACGGCGGATCGCTCACGACCATCCACGCCAACAACGCCCGCTCCGCGCTGTCCCGCCTCGCGAGTTGCGCCATGCAGGCCGGAGACGCGCTGCCCTGGGAAGTCACCTGCCGGGGCGTCGTGGACGGAATCGCGCTCGTGCTGCACGTGGCGCGCCGGGACGGTCGGCGGTTCGTCGAGGAGGCGCTCGAAGTACGGGGCTACGACGCGGCCACCGGCCGCTGGATCACGGAAGCGACATGGACCACTCAACCACCGAAGGAGGTGAACGCATGA